In a genomic window of Phragmites australis chromosome 14, lpPhrAust1.1, whole genome shotgun sequence:
- the LOC133891462 gene encoding uncharacterized protein LOC133891462, translating into MVTTDWGPIIVAVVLFILLSPGFLFQLPARARVVEFGSMGTSALAILVHTILYFCLLTIVVVAIGVHVYSTKPDPAE; encoded by the coding sequence ATGGTGACGACGGACTGGGGGCCGATCATAGTGGCGGTGGTGCTCTTCATCCTGCTGTCGCCGGGGTTCCTGTTCCAGCTGCCAGCGAGGGCGAGGGTGGTGGAGTTCGGCAGCATGGGCACCAGCGCCCTCGCCATCCTCGTCCACACCATCCTCTACTTCTGCCTACTCACCATCGTGGTTGTAGCTATCGGCGTGCATGTATACAGCACCAAACCCGATCCGGCAGAGTAA